A window from Gossypium raimondii isolate GPD5lz chromosome 7, ASM2569854v1, whole genome shotgun sequence encodes these proteins:
- the LOC105796147 gene encoding hydroquinone glucosyltransferase: MAKLQTPHIAILPSPGMGHLIPLVQFARSLVHQHNFIVTFVIPTNDSPSKAQKSVLDSLPTSITHIFLHPADLSDLPLDSKIETVISLTLARSLSFLRDAFKSMVDKTNLVALVVDLFGTDAFDVAREFNVSRYIFFPATAMTLSLFLYLPKLDQMAPCEYRDRPELVRIPGCMPIHGKELLDPTQDRKNDAYKWLLHHTKRYGLAEGIMVNSFVDLEAGAIKALQEKEPGKPPVYPVGPLVNIDPSKVDDGSDCLKWLDDQPHGSVLYVSFGSGGTLSYNQIHELALGLEMSEQRFLWVVRSPNDAVANATYFSVESEKDPFDFLPKGFLQRIKGRGLVVASWAPQAQVLSHGSTGGFLTHCGWNSTLESVVNGVPLIAWPLYAEQKMNALMLIEDIKVALRPKPNENGLVCKDEIAKAVKVLMEGEEGKGVRNRMKHLKEAASKLLGENGCSTKALSQVASKWRNQTAI; encoded by the coding sequence atgGCAAAGTTGCAAACACCCCATATAGCCATTCTGCCCAGTCCTGGAATGGGTCACCTCATTCCACTCGTTCAGTTCGCCAGGTCACTCGTTCACCAACACAACTTCATTGTCACCTTTGTTATCCCCACCAATGATTCTCCTTCTAAAGCTCAAAAATCAGTTCTTGACTCTCTTCCCACCTCCATTACTCATATCTTTCTTCATCCTGCTGACTTGTCTGACCTTCCCCTGGATTCAAAGATTGAAACTGTCATTTCTTTAACCCTGGCTCGTTCCCTTTCTTTCCTTCGGGATGCTTTCAAGTCTATGGTTGATAAAACTAACCTAGTTGCTTTGGTGGTTGATCTTTTCGGGACTGACGCATTCGATGTTGCGAGAGAATTCAATGTTTCCCGCTATATATTTTTCCCTGCCACGGCCATGACTTTGTCTCTGTTTCTTTACTTACCAAAGCTCGACCAAATGGCTCCATGCGAATACAGGGACCGGCCGGAACTGGTGAGAATTCCAGGGTGCATGCCGATTCACGGTAAAGAATTGTTGGACCCGACTCAAGACAGGAAAAACGATGCTTACAAGTGGCTTCTTCATCATACAAAGCGGTATGGATTGGCTGAAGGAATTATGGTCAACAGTTTCGTGGACTTGGAAGCGGGTGCAATAAAGGCTTTGCAGGAGAAAGAACCGGGTAAGCCTCCAGTTTATCCGGTTGGGCCACTTGTTAACATTGACCCCAGTAAAGTGGATGATGGTTCGGATTGTCTGAAGTGGCTAGATGATCAGCCACATGGGTCGGTTTTGTATGTCTCATTTGGGAGCGGGGGGACCCTTTCTTATAACCAGATACATGAGTTGGCTTTGGGGTTGGAAATGAGTGAGCAGCGATTTCTATGGGTGGTGAGAAGTCCAAATGATGCGGTTGCAAACGCCACATATTTCAGCGTAGAGAGTGAGAAGGACCCTTTTGATTTTCTACCCAAGGGATTTCTCCAGAGAATCAAAGGACGAGGACTAGTGGTGGCATCGTGGGCACCACAGGCTCAGGTGCTGAGCCACGGCTCTACAGGTGGGTTTTTGACCCATTGTGGATGGAACTCGACTCTTGAAAGTGTCGTGAATGGGGTGCCGCTAATCGCATGGCCACTCTACGCGGAACAGAAGATGAATGCCCTGATGCTAATTGAGGATATTAAAGTTGCATTGAGACCAAAACCCAATGAAAACGGTTTAGTTTGCAAAGACGAGATCGCAAAGGCTGTTAAGGTTCTAATGGAAGGTGAAGAGGGTAAAGGTGTTCGAAACAGAATGAAACACCTCAAGGAAGCAGCTTCGAAGTTACTGGGTGAAAATGGGTGTTCCACCAAGGCACTCTCTCAGGTGGCTAGTAAGTGGAGGAATCAGACTGCCATCTAG
- the LOC128042541 gene encoding uncharacterized protein LOC128042541, with product MVNAWNQTRRMKGLVVGPMTTPEYSEWWAKRINDNIPGSGSENGQPIEEYLRVVPTELETTKQDFKRKNAELVKKIEQMEEEKMNLRLDADVQKLEADKLRKRKNKAEEELDSLKTDYKNLRLSMRTAGLGKTSEQWREEVRKERNKSDRWERKFQEMQARNEALERSLLDSQKEKEELKDRVVELEGSLRQHRSRNSVIDLKASLSKIEEMKGKIEELEAALRSCEVRIEHLEVKEGRQNEQLHYFQDQVRSRDRVMGEAVIQIREVADHLQTLAVQADTLSVKYELESDRGQVLASLLKKIKV from the coding sequence ATGGTCAATGCATGGAATCAAACTCGCCGAATGAAGGGATTAGTTGTGGGCCCGATGACAACTCCCGAGTATAGCGAATGGTGGGCTAAGAGGATTAACGATAACATTCCTGGGTCGGGTTCAGAAAATGGTCAGCCAATAGAGGAGTATTTGCGTGTTGTCCCTACTGAGCTGGAAACCACAAAACAAGactttaaaaggaaaaatgcaGAACTGGTGAAGAAAATCGAGCAGATggaggaagaaaagatgaatttGAGACTAGATGCGGATGTTCAGAAGCTCGAGGCTGATAAACTAAGAAAGAGGAAGAACAAAGCTGAGGAAGAGCTAGATAGTTTGAAGACCGATTATAAGAATCTGCGTTTGTCGATGAGAACTGCTGGGCTTGGAAAAACTTCAGAGCAGTGGCGTGAAGAGGttcgaaaagaaagaaacaagtcAGACCGGTGggaaagaaaatttcaagaaatgcAGGCACGAAATGAAGCATTAGAAAGAAGCTTGTTGGATagccaaaaggaaaaagaagaactAAAAGACAGAGTAGTTGAGTTAGAAGGGTCTCTCCGTCAACATCGAAGTCGAAATTCTGTAATAGATCTGAAAGCAAGTCTGAGCAAGATCGAAGAAATGAAGGGTAAAATAGAAGAGTTAGAAGCAGCACTGCGAAGTTGTGAGGTTCGGATTGAGCATTTAGAGGTAAAGGAAGGTCGTCAGAATGAGCAACTTCATTATTTCCAGGATCAAGTCAGAAGTAGGGATCGCGTTATGGGAGAAGCTGTGATACAGATTCGAGAAGTGGCAGATCACTTGCAAACTTTGGCAGTACAAGCCGACACGTTGAGCGTGAAGTACGAGCTAGAGTCAGACCGGGGACAAGTGTTGGCCTCGTTGCTTAAAAAGATCAAGGTCTAA